In one Candidatus Binatia bacterium genomic region, the following are encoded:
- a CDS encoding Rrf2 family transcriptional regulator, with protein sequence MLTMKVGSKGYYGLLALADLAQNSKGRHLAQVKEIARRQRIPEEYLGQIMVLLKRANLVHGARGPGGGYRLARPAESISVAEVLKVLEGPLMGVDWRSTRDRLPVSPPARRIIEAWTQAVATAEQILEDLSVADLCRPEDPAQMYH encoded by the coding sequence ATGTTGACAATGAAAGTCGGCTCCAAGGGATACTACGGGCTGCTGGCGCTGGCGGATTTGGCGCAAAACTCCAAGGGACGGCACCTCGCGCAGGTAAAAGAAATCGCGCGGCGGCAAAGAATCCCGGAAGAATACCTCGGGCAAATCATGGTGCTGCTCAAGCGCGCCAATCTGGTGCACGGCGCCAGAGGACCGGGCGGCGGCTACCGTTTGGCCCGGCCGGCTGAGAGCATCAGCGTGGCCGAAGTCCTGAAAGTGCTGGAAGGTCCTCTCATGGGAGTCGATTGGAGAAGCACGAGGGACCGTTTGCCGGTCTCTCCCCCGGCCCGAAGAATCATTGAGGCATGGACGCAGGCGGTGGCGACAGCGGAACAAATTCTCGAAGACCTAAGCGTCGCCGACCTTTGCAGGCCGGAAGATCCGGCGCAGATGTACCACAT